The following are encoded together in the Nocardioides thalensis genome:
- a CDS encoding Ig-like domain-containing protein, with amino-acid sequence MTLRHSARARLRTVAAGTVLGLAAASASIVGTAPSASAATLSFDCTLPLLGVQTFSVDISHSAPSQLPTGSTTTPDVTAVLNIPAGIADAMRTFLSVEEVAGTIQSAVSVDGVTQAVPLTIPRTDGGDAGEPAVLTATGALAPITGGDPGDVIEVVAGNQDVAMTLYNAAGEGTPFAVPCTPTAGQDLAMGTISVVKAGSSTKVAASYSAKRDKVTGTATVKASNGIATTGQVKFILKKGTKTLKTVTRALRNGKATASFLRVKKAGAYTLVAQYAGSDRVKASSGKDGFRVR; translated from the coding sequence ATGACCTTGCGTCATTCTGCTCGCGCGCGCCTGCGCACGGTGGCCGCAGGCACCGTCCTCGGCCTCGCGGCCGCGTCCGCCTCGATCGTCGGTACGGCGCCGTCGGCCTCGGCCGCGACGCTGAGCTTCGACTGCACCTTGCCGCTCCTCGGGGTGCAGACGTTCAGCGTCGACATCTCGCACTCGGCGCCGTCGCAGCTGCCGACCGGCTCGACCACGACGCCCGATGTCACCGCGGTGCTCAACATCCCGGCCGGCATCGCCGACGCGATGCGCACGTTCCTCAGCGTCGAGGAGGTCGCGGGCACGATCCAGTCCGCCGTCTCCGTCGACGGGGTCACCCAGGCGGTCCCGCTCACGATCCCTCGCACCGACGGCGGTGACGCCGGCGAGCCCGCCGTGCTCACGGCGACCGGCGCGCTGGCGCCGATCACCGGCGGCGACCCGGGCGACGTGATCGAGGTGGTCGCGGGCAACCAGGACGTCGCGATGACGCTGTACAACGCCGCCGGCGAGGGCACTCCGTTCGCGGTGCCGTGCACCCCGACGGCCGGCCAGGACCTGGCCATGGGCACGATCAGCGTGGTCAAGGCCGGCTCCAGCACGAAGGTCGCGGCGTCGTACAGCGCCAAGCGCGACAAGGTGACCGGCACCGCGACGGTCAAGGCGAGCAACGGCATCGCCACGACCGGCCAGGTGAAGTTCATCCTGAAGAAGGGCACGAAGACCCTCAAGACGGTGACCAGGGCGCTGCGCAACGGCAAGGCGACCGCGTCGTTCCTGCGGGTCAAGAAGGCGGGCGCCTACACCCTGGTCGCCCAGTACGCCGGGTCCGACCGGGTGAAGGCATCGTCGGGCAAGGACGGCTTCCGGGTGCGCTGA
- a CDS encoding Ig-like domain repeat protein: protein MLTLLAAALALVATASPARAVQASGDDVPVWSTGWSWTYQTTFRYVGADADVTLNETVTYTVAGAQSFNGQDAYRLNISGTITGGSGSAQVDGVGNVSLSNFSGTVSGTKYVRRSDLAMLQETQAQHLNGTAKLGFISTGITADIDLQMTPQGGWRALVFPLDAGQTWQNNVAVDYDGGFSYEAGSLASGADTFDGTFSMNAPSSVTNATISAAGGSVSTRRVHSQDGDTVNTHWYSPGHRNDARELLQLPLDGATLTLDRTLSSASTPAPATTLTATITPSLTCAGDQVTIAGRLSTGQSGVPVTVRADGIGTVNAATTTGGNYTANLTAPAAGDGKSKTGARGSWGVLVSAGGATAATTLVVTPQNCTTLTYDGATAAPQGGTATVSATLTDLTGGSTAGRTVTFTLSGGATVSASTNAAGVAQTQIPVAGPPRDATITASFAAAGNLVAASDSSPFAVGTIPTTTTVAATPPVVTVGDPVRFTAEVAAVHGAKPGGTVQFQVDGADFGSAVALADGSATSPNLSTLGLGFHEVVAVYNGTADHSPSTSAAFTFRVRPPLLATTTSSTVEPSTAVAGQPVTLSATVGTTSGTPTGEVVFTAGATELGRAAVGSDGKAALTLEDVPVGSHQVVATYSGDDVYGASAAPPRGLTVEKADVSVSLESSDATTVTGEAVSFTASVAVQAPGGGTPGGSVQLEIDGAPVGAPVELTDGSAVFGPITSLGAGSHVVSAAYAGSARYQGGSDQVDQTVEKASTSTTVLATPSPSLEEQPVELIASVVADAPGSGAPTGTVTFLADGDPIGSAPLANGQARLEVSDLAPGDYQVAAEFAGDADYLASESEPVSHTVLAGTAVVATTLALSSSENPSTYGGLITFTADVDAADDSAPAGAVQFSVDGQDIGDPVPVGPGGIAESPALASPDPGDHTVIAAFVPEVGFSGSGDLLTQTVEAAPVTVELVPSDADAQVGDEVSFSATVESTVTGTGTPTGWVQFSVDGVPLGRAVELVDGTAGSEVVDDLTPGDHTVTAIYSGDLHFAPQVATTTQSVHRVATTTTLEVADASVTYGDAVEVTATVTPEHGDLGAPGGTVDIVDGDDVIATVPVAADGTAGVATATLTGLGAGSHQLRAVYSGDDEFDPSSSDDTTVTVGKLATTLTPQAALVSVSPLGLPLGQLKVTLTAGGDPLAGAAIEFKVGTKVVCQATTDARGVAACNAASQILGLVLNGGYTASYAGDADHLATTVKGGILK, encoded by the coding sequence GTGCTCACGCTGCTCGCGGCTGCGCTCGCCTTGGTCGCGACGGCCTCGCCCGCGCGCGCCGTACAGGCATCGGGGGACGACGTCCCCGTCTGGTCGACCGGCTGGTCGTGGACCTACCAGACGACGTTCCGGTACGTCGGCGCCGACGCCGACGTGACGCTCAACGAGACCGTCACCTACACCGTGGCCGGCGCCCAGAGCTTCAACGGGCAGGACGCCTACCGCCTCAACATCTCCGGCACCATCACGGGCGGCAGCGGCTCGGCGCAGGTCGACGGCGTCGGCAACGTGTCGCTCAGCAACTTCTCCGGGACCGTGTCCGGCACCAAGTACGTGCGCCGCTCCGACCTGGCGATGCTCCAGGAGACCCAGGCCCAGCACCTCAACGGCACCGCGAAGCTCGGGTTCATCTCGACCGGTATCACCGCCGACATCGACCTCCAGATGACGCCGCAGGGCGGCTGGCGCGCGCTGGTGTTCCCGCTCGACGCCGGCCAGACCTGGCAGAACAACGTCGCGGTCGACTACGACGGCGGCTTCAGCTACGAGGCGGGCTCGCTGGCCAGCGGCGCGGACACCTTCGACGGCACGTTCAGCATGAACGCCCCGTCGTCGGTCACCAACGCGACGATCTCGGCCGCCGGCGGGTCGGTGAGCACCCGGCGCGTCCACTCCCAGGACGGCGACACCGTCAACACCCACTGGTACTCCCCCGGTCACCGCAACGACGCCCGCGAGCTGCTCCAGCTCCCCCTCGACGGTGCGACGCTGACGCTCGACCGCACGCTCTCGTCGGCGTCGACGCCGGCGCCCGCCACCACCCTCACCGCGACGATCACGCCGTCCCTGACCTGCGCGGGTGACCAGGTCACGATCGCCGGCCGGCTCAGCACCGGCCAGTCCGGCGTACCCGTCACCGTCAGGGCCGACGGCATCGGCACCGTGAACGCGGCCACCACCACGGGCGGCAACTACACGGCGAACCTCACCGCTCCTGCCGCCGGCGACGGCAAGTCCAAGACCGGTGCGCGCGGCAGCTGGGGCGTCCTCGTCAGCGCGGGCGGCGCCACCGCGGCCACCACGCTCGTCGTCACGCCGCAGAACTGCACGACCCTGACCTACGACGGCGCGACCGCCGCCCCGCAGGGAGGCACGGCCACCGTCAGCGCGACGCTCACCGACCTGACCGGCGGCAGCACGGCCGGCCGGACCGTCACGTTCACGCTCTCCGGAGGCGCCACCGTCTCCGCCTCGACCAACGCCGCCGGCGTGGCCCAGACCCAGATCCCGGTGGCCGGTCCGCCGCGCGACGCGACGATCACGGCATCGTTCGCCGCCGCCGGCAACCTGGTCGCGGCCTCGGACTCCAGCCCGTTCGCGGTCGGCACCATCCCGACGACGACCACGGTCGCGGCCACCCCGCCGGTGGTCACCGTCGGCGACCCGGTCCGCTTCACCGCCGAGGTGGCCGCCGTGCACGGCGCCAAGCCCGGCGGCACGGTGCAGTTCCAGGTCGACGGCGCCGACTTCGGCAGCGCGGTCGCGCTGGCCGACGGCTCCGCCACCAGCCCCAACCTCTCCACGCTCGGGCTCGGCTTCCACGAGGTCGTCGCCGTCTACAACGGCACCGCCGACCACTCGCCGAGCACGTCGGCCGCGTTCACCTTCCGCGTGCGGCCGCCGCTGCTGGCGACCACGACCAGCTCCACGGTGGAGCCGTCGACCGCCGTCGCGGGACAGCCGGTGACGCTCTCCGCGACGGTCGGCACAACGTCCGGCACCCCGACCGGCGAGGTGGTGTTCACGGCCGGCGCGACCGAGCTGGGGCGCGCCGCCGTCGGGTCCGACGGCAAGGCGGCCCTGACCCTCGAGGACGTCCCGGTCGGGAGCCACCAGGTCGTGGCCACCTACTCCGGTGACGACGTGTACGGCGCCAGCGCCGCGCCGCCGCGCGGGCTCACCGTCGAGAAGGCCGACGTCTCCGTGTCCCTCGAGAGCTCCGACGCGACCACGGTGACCGGGGAGGCCGTCAGCTTCACCGCGTCGGTCGCCGTGCAGGCCCCGGGGGGCGGCACGCCCGGCGGCTCGGTCCAGCTCGAGATCGACGGCGCACCCGTCGGGGCGCCCGTCGAGCTGACGGACGGCTCGGCCGTCTTCGGCCCGATCACCTCGCTCGGCGCCGGCTCGCACGTCGTGTCCGCCGCGTACGCCGGCAGCGCCCGCTACCAGGGCGGCTCCGACCAGGTCGACCAGACCGTCGAGAAGGCGTCGACGTCGACCACGGTGCTCGCGACGCCGTCGCCGTCGCTCGAGGAGCAGCCGGTCGAGCTGATCGCGTCGGTGGTCGCCGACGCGCCGGGGTCGGGAGCCCCGACCGGCACCGTCACGTTCCTCGCGGACGGTGATCCGATCGGCTCCGCCCCGCTCGCGAACGGCCAGGCGCGGCTCGAGGTCTCCGACCTCGCGCCCGGCGACTACCAGGTCGCCGCCGAGTTCGCCGGCGACGCCGACTACCTCGCCAGCGAGTCCGAGCCGGTGAGCCACACGGTCCTCGCCGGCACCGCGGTGGTCGCCACGACCCTGGCGCTCTCCTCCAGCGAGAACCCCTCGACGTACGGCGGCCTGATCACGTTCACCGCCGACGTCGACGCGGCCGACGACAGCGCTCCCGCCGGCGCGGTGCAGTTCTCCGTGGACGGCCAGGACATCGGCGACCCGGTGCCCGTCGGCCCGGGCGGCATCGCCGAGAGCCCCGCCCTCGCGTCGCCGGACCCCGGCGACCACACGGTGATCGCGGCGTTCGTGCCGGAGGTCGGGTTCTCCGGGAGCGGCGACCTGCTCACGCAGACCGTCGAGGCCGCCCCCGTCACCGTCGAGCTGGTGCCGTCGGACGCCGACGCCCAGGTCGGCGACGAGGTGTCGTTCTCGGCGACCGTCGAGTCGACGGTCACCGGCACGGGGACCCCGACCGGTTGGGTCCAGTTCTCGGTGGACGGCGTCCCGCTCGGCCGTGCCGTCGAGCTCGTCGACGGCACGGCCGGCAGCGAGGTCGTCGACGACCTCACGCCCGGCGACCACACCGTCACCGCGATCTACTCCGGCGACCTCCACTTCGCACCGCAGGTCGCCACGACGACCCAGTCGGTCCACCGCGTCGCCACCACGACCACCCTCGAGGTCGCCGACGCGTCGGTGACGTACGGCGACGCGGTCGAGGTCACGGCCACGGTCACGCCCGAGCACGGTGACCTCGGCGCTCCCGGCGGCACGGTCGACATCGTGGACGGGGACGACGTCATCGCCACCGTGCCGGTCGCGGCCGACGGCACCGCCGGCGTCGCGACCGCGACCCTCACCGGTCTCGGAGCCGGCAGCCACCAGCTGCGGGCGGTCTACTCGGGTGACGACGAGTTCGACCCGAGCTCGTCGGACGACACCACCGTCACCGTCGGCAAGCTGGCGACGACGCTCACCCCGCAGGCCGCGCTGGTGTCCGTCAGTCCGCTGGGGCTCCCCCTCGGGCAGCTCAAGGTCACGCTGACCGCGGGCGGCGACCCGCTCGCGGGCGCCGCGATCGAGTTCAAGGTCGGCACCAAGGTCGTCTGCCAGGCGACCACCGACGCCCGCGGGGTGGCGGCCTGCAACGCCGCCTCGCAGATCCTCGGCCTCGTGCTCAACGGCGGCTACACGGCGTCGTACGCGGGTGATGCCGACCACCTGGCCACCACCGTCAAGGGAGGCATCCTCAAGTGA
- a CDS encoding Ig-like domain repeat protein — MRTVRRALVMVLLSAVLLTPGAARAGEQATAVVTAADAWVDYGKVGRIRVTVAADGATPTGEVTASLGDRVLGSGDLEDGRAVIEIPARALPPHTTPYELTVSYGGDATVPSGTDTAALKVRRGRVFVWAIVTPRRLAVGEDRVTAVVEILNNDGVPRSGVVTLSAKGAGSRSAAIQGGRATLRLPPFRSTGEKKVVVRYGGSSLLRRARVVYAVVVVGSPRETWVPRVRRARSAIQGNRSALKRPFIS, encoded by the coding sequence GTGAGGACGGTCCGACGCGCGCTGGTCATGGTGCTGCTGAGCGCCGTCCTGCTCACGCCCGGCGCGGCGCGGGCGGGGGAGCAGGCAACGGCAGTGGTGACCGCCGCGGACGCGTGGGTCGACTACGGCAAGGTCGGCCGGATCCGCGTGACCGTCGCTGCGGACGGCGCGACGCCGACGGGCGAGGTGACGGCGAGCCTCGGCGACCGGGTGCTCGGCTCCGGGGACCTGGAGGACGGGAGGGCGGTCATCGAGATCCCGGCACGCGCGCTGCCCCCGCACACCACGCCGTACGAGCTGACGGTGTCCTACGGCGGCGATGCCACGGTGCCCAGCGGGACCGACACCGCCGCGCTGAAGGTGAGGCGCGGCCGGGTGTTCGTGTGGGCGATCGTCACCCCGCGCCGGCTCGCGGTCGGCGAGGACCGGGTGACCGCGGTCGTGGAGATCCTCAACAACGACGGGGTGCCGCGCAGCGGTGTCGTGACGCTGTCGGCCAAGGGCGCGGGGTCGCGCAGCGCCGCGATCCAGGGTGGGCGCGCGACGCTCCGGCTGCCGCCGTTCCGATCGACCGGGGAGAAGAAGGTCGTGGTCAGGTACGGCGGAAGCTCGCTCCTGCGCCGGGCGCGCGTCGTCTACGCGGTCGTCGTGGTCGGTTCGCCCCGGGAGACGTGGGTGCCGCGGGTCCGCCGCGCGCGCAGCGCCATCCAGGGCAACCGCTCGGCCCTGAAGCGTCCGTTCATCTCGTAG